The genomic region AGAAGGCGGGGCTGCGCAAGGGTGACATCGTGACCGGCGCCGATGACCGCCCGATCCGCACTGCCGCCCAGCTCCGCAACACGATCGGCCTGGCGCGGATCGGCGAGGACGTGAAGCTCACGCTGCTGCGCAACGGTGCGCCGTTCACCGCCACGGTGAGAGTGGCGCCCGCAGCCGCGCCGAGCAGCGCGCTCGCAGGCCCCAATCGCCTCGTCCGCTGAAACGAATGCGGGGACGAACCGCGGGGAGCGGTTCGCCCCCTGCGCTGGCAGGGCTATCGCACATGAGTTGTAGCGGCGGCCGGTGCGCACGCCCCGTCCTTCGAGACGGCGCTGACGCGCCTCCTCAAGGATGAGGCTCATCAGCGCCAGTGCCTCTTGAAACTGCAGCCACACACTCCGTCCTCATCCTGAGGAGCCCGCCTCAAGCGGGCGTCTCGAAGGATGGCCGCGGGGAAGGGCTCTCAATTGCGATAGCCTGCCTGCGGTGGTCAGGGGGCGTGTGATCACTCGGCTCAGGCCGCGCGGTGATCCCATTCGCCTTGCAGGTCCTGGATCAGCCGCCGCTCGCGTTCGATGCGCTGGCGATAGAGCTCGCGCTCGTGCTCGCTCTTGGCGCTGGCAAGAAGCAGCTCGTAATGGCCGATGACTTTCTCGCTGCCGCGGATCGGCAGGTCGCGCTGGCTGTTCATTGCGCCATCCCCATTGCGCCAGCCGGCGTTTCGGCGGCGCGGAAGCCGACGGGAAAGGTCGCTGCGGCCAGGCCATCGAGCGCCGATTGCTCCTCGGCGAGGCGTCTCTCGATGAACTGGCGCTCGAGCTGCGACAGTCTGGTCTTCAGCAGGCGCCGGTAGCGGTGGATGTTGTTGCGGTGCGCACGGATGCGGGCCAGATTCTCATCGAGCATCGTCGTCTCTCCAGACGGTCGCGTTAGATCCTTTGGTTGTGCGAGGATGAGAAGGTCTCTTCTCGGCGAAAAAAATAGGCAGCGGGTGAACGGTGTCAAGATGTTGGCGGGCCCGTCCTCGTTGCTGGCTCTGGAGTCGATGATCGGCCAACCGAACTGTCCGGACGGCGGGTTCCGGGCGCGATTGCCTTTTGTTGGCCGGCAAGCGAACCTCGTGTGGCCATATTTGAGCAGGAGTGATCTGTCGCGAGGGAGGCGCTCCGATGAACAAGGCACTGATCACTGCTGTCGCAATGCTGGCCTGCGTGCCCGCGAGTGCGCTCGCGCAGGAGCGCGCGGGCGATGCGGCGCTCGGCGCGGTCTCGGGTGCGGTGGTGCTGGGCCCGGTCGGTGCGGTCGCCGGCGCCTTGATCGGCTACACGGCCGGACCCTCGATCGCCCGTTCCTGGGGCCTGAGAGGCTCGCAGTCGGCAGGGCACCGGCAGCCGCCGCCGCGTCGCGCCGCCGCGACCGGCAGCCCGTCGCGCACGCGCGAGGCAATGGCCGCCAACGGTCAGATGAGAGCTGCCGGCAATCCGGCTCCGCCGGTTCAAGCCGCGCCCGCGGCACCGGCGCAAGCGCCGGCACCGCCCGTTCAGGGATTCGACTGAAGCCGTCCAGCCTCAAGCCGCAGCCTACGCCGACCTAGGATTGGCCGAGAATCTTCTTCGCGGCGCGAAGGTGCGGCTTGTCGATCATCTGGCCGTCGAGCCGCAGCGTGCCGGAATTGGGATTGCCCGCGAATGCTGCGATCACCTTCTCCGCCCAGGCGCGCTCGGCCTCCGTCGGCGCGAAGGCCGCGTTGACGATGTCGACATGCTTGGGGTGGATCAGCGCCTTGGCCGAAAAGCCGTCGCGCCGTGCCGCACGCGTTTCGGCTTCGAGGCCGGCGAGGTTGTCGATGTCGGTGTAAACCGTGTCGATCGGCGCGACCTCGGCCGCGGCCGCCGCCATCAGGCAGAGATCGCGCGCCAGGCGGTAGGGGCTGTGGAATACGCCGCCGCTCGCTTTCTCGGTGGCGCCGAGCGAGGCGGAGAGATCCTCCGCGCCCCACATCAGGCCGGCGAGGCGAGGGGAGCAGCCCTTGTAGCTGCCGAGCCCGAAGATCGAGCCGGCGGTCTCAGTCGCGACGCAGACGATGCGGGTGGCGCCGATCGCGATGCCGGACGCGGCTTCCAAAGCTTCGAGCCAGGTCGCGACCTGCCGCACGTCGTCGCCGCCTTGGGATTTCGGCAGCACGATGCCGTCAGGCCTGCCCGGCATCACCGCGGCGAGATCGGCCAGCGTCATGCCGGTGTCGAGCGCATTGACGCGGACATAGAGCTGATGCGGGCCGGGGCGGCTCTTCAGCATCGAGAGCGTGAGCTCGCGCGCCTCCGCCTTCTTCTCGGTGACGACGG from Bradyrhizobium sp. CB1015 harbors:
- a CDS encoding CoA ester lyase, translating into MRSMLFVPGDSPRKFEKASEGKADALIIDLEDSVVTEKKAEARELTLSMLKSRPGPHQLYVRVNALDTGMTLADLAAVMPGRPDGIVLPKSQGGDDVRQVATWLEALEAASGIAIGATRIVCVATETAGSIFGLGSYKGCSPRLAGLMWGAEDLSASLGATEKASGGVFHSPYRLARDLCLMAAAAAEVAPIDTVYTDIDNLAGLEAETRAARRDGFSAKALIHPKHVDIVNAAFAPTEAERAWAEKVIAAFAGNPNSGTLRLDGQMIDKPHLRAAKKILGQS